Part of the Rhodococcus sp. OK302 genome is shown below.
CTTGCGGTGTGCGTCGTTGCCGTGGTGGCTATCGCAGCGGTGCTGGCGGTGGCACTCGGATCCGCTGAGGAACCCACTCAGAACGCGATAGCGACGACGTCGCCGCAGCCGACGCCGGTAACTCCGTCGCCGCAGGTGGTGCCCGTTCCGACGGATGCGCCGATGCCGTCGGAAGCAGGAATTGCCGCGGCTATCGGTCTGGCTGTAGCGAACCCGGATCTGGGGAAGTTCTCCGGTGTCGTCGCTGACGCATTGACCGGGAAGGTGCTGTGGAGCGTCGACCCGTCGACGCCCATGACACCGGCATCCACGACCAAAATTCTCACCGCAGGCGCGGCGCTGTTGAAGTTGCCGCTCGATCACCGGGTGTCGACAACGGTTGTTGCCGGTTCGGTACCGGGACAGGTGGTGCTGGTCGGTGGGGGTGACCCGACACTGACCGCCACGCCCAAAGGCCAGAGCGGGTACTACGCCAATGCAGCGCACATTGCCGACCTGGTCGATCAGATCAAGGCGTCGGGAACAGCCGTGGACAGCGTCGTCGTGGACAGCAGCCTGTTCAAGGGCGAGACGATGGCCAAGGGATGGTTCGACGCCGACGTCGCTGCCGGATACATCACGCCTATCGAGTCCGTGATGATCGAGGGCGGTCGCTTCGACGGAACCAAGGACGAGTCGCCCCGCTCGGAAACTCCGGCATTGGATGCGGGCAAGGTTTTGGCCAAGGAGCTCGGTATCGACGAATCCAAGGTCAGCGCAGGAGTTGCACCGGCAGGCGCCAAGCCGATCGCGACCGTGCAATCCGCGCCGCTGAGTGACCGGTTGATGCAGATGATGGACCATTCCGACAACGTGCTCGCCGAGACCATCGGACGTGAGGTGGCGATTGCATCAGGCATCGAAGCCTCGTTCGCCGGTGCCGTCGACGCGACCGGCAAGACTCTGCAGGCAGCAGGATTCGGCTACACCGGTGTTTCGCTCTTCGATTCGAGCGGGTTGTCCGTCGACGATCTGATTCCTGCCGAAGTTCTCGATCGTGTGATGACGGCCGCCGCAGGTGACGGGGATCCGAAACTTCGCCCGCTGCTCGACTACCTGCCCGTTGCCGGTGGAACGGGCAGTTTGTCCGATCGATACGCGTCGGGCAACAGAACGGGCGCAGGTTGGGTGCGCGCCAAGACGGGAACTCTGTCGACCGCGAGCGCGTTGTCAGGTTTTGTAGTCGATCAAAACGGCCGAGTGCTCACCTTCGCGCTCATGTCGAACGATCGACCACCTGAAGTGAGTCGTCCAGCTCTGGACGCCATCGCTGGAGCATTGAGGAATTGCGGGTGCCAATAGTGGCCGACAAGACTCCTGACGAAGAATCGACAACCCTGGGTGGGGCAGTCGATTGGAGTCTCGCTGCGAAGGCCGGCATTAAGTTTGCTCCCAGCGGTCCCGCGATGTCGAGGTACACATTCGAAACGGCCACGGCCGAACTGGCCGACGCGTCGGAACGCGCTGAGTTGCCGGTGCGTGAAGTCACCGGCCTAGCCGACGGCCTCCCCGTCCCCGCCGCTGATGTCCTCGATCGCGCCGGCTGGATTACCGCAGCATCGCGGTCCATGGCGAACCTCACCGGAGCAGATCCGGACGGCAACGGAACCTTTCTGGTGGGCAAGCCTGCAGGTCTGCAGGCCGGCGCGATGCTCGCCTACCTGTC
Proteins encoded:
- the dacB gene encoding D-alanyl-D-alanine carboxypeptidase/D-alanyl-D-alanine endopeptidase; its protein translation is MGSLEEHRRRTVRVLLAVCVVAVVAIAAVLAVALGSAEEPTQNAIATTSPQPTPVTPSPQVVPVPTDAPMPSEAGIAAAIGLAVANPDLGKFSGVVADALTGKVLWSVDPSTPMTPASTTKILTAGAALLKLPLDHRVSTTVVAGSVPGQVVLVGGGDPTLTATPKGQSGYYANAAHIADLVDQIKASGTAVDSVVVDSSLFKGETMAKGWFDADVAAGYITPIESVMIEGGRFDGTKDESPRSETPALDAGKVLAKELGIDESKVSAGVAPAGAKPIATVQSAPLSDRLMQMMDHSDNVLAETIGREVAIASGIEASFAGAVDATGKTLQAAGFGYTGVSLFDSSGLSVDDLIPAEVLDRVMTAAAGDGDPKLRPLLDYLPVAGGTGSLSDRYASGNRTGAGWVRAKTGTLSTASALSGFVVDQNGRVLTFALMSNDRPPEVSRPALDAIAGALRNCGCQ